The genomic DNA TATAAACAGTAGACGCGCCGCACTAATTGTAATTTTGTTGATGAAGAAGGACGTTGTATTTCACATGAACGAACTGCTCAACCCACAATACCTTGGGAACATTGAGCGCATAGAAACGGCCCAAGCATACAAAAAATACTTCGTAAATGCCTGACATAACACTGACGTGTgtgcgctgatgttcgcgttgtTATGAatggcctgcaagggtaccgacctacaaaatttacccagccagccgcagctgcgAGCTTTCCAGAAGCGACCTTGGAACTCTTCCCCACCTGCTACGAGgactcgttttgtagggacgacgatgtgccgcatcaataccccctcggcgccgctatgactacaCGCGGTGAgtggaccaagtattgttagtggattcgccgtggcCGCCACGGGTTGCTTAGAGCGGGGGAATTCCTGGAAAGATATGTTTTTCAGCTGCTGTCTCACGGGCACCACAAGTCGtcggtcaatggacagacgcggcggccactcaTTACTGGGTCAGTTCttggatcaagaggcgcctgctcgggtcaagacccctgtctaagaaaccctctcacctcggtgtgttcagtgaaacctgtgcggaagtgattgtgtaaaccctccccctcaaaggcgggtcgacgacgatgactttgaacgctccgTTTGGTCAAACGGCCTTTTCcactcacctagggatctagggaggacagagtgtttataagcagccgttgtcAGCTCTTCGGGGTGcgttcctctttcagtcatgttagactgatgaactgtaacgttctcatgtaaatactgtaaataaatcccccattcctcgttctcgatgggaacaagtctctcccttcaacaacgtcctcagcgtggataagtttgATGACGACATTGGCCAGCTActatctatttcatgcccgaccccaaccatcgcagcgtGCAATTTTCAAAAGGGTGAACGTTAGCCTCGAGTTTTTTTTTGCGATTGGTCGACGCTGTGCGCCAAATAATGAAAACAGAACTCCGAAAGAAAACGCTTTCCGATTTGAAGCAATCCTATGGTGGTTTTAGTGCCTTTTTAATGGATTCACCTTCCGTACGCCTTCATGACTTAGTCGAGAAGTTTCGTTGCTTGCTGTACGTATGAGTAATCAAATGAGGATTTTCCAGTTTATTTGGGACGATATTGCGCGAAGGAAAATAAAAGCGGACGTCCTCCTTTTATACCACGCTTCAAGCGATGCGGTATCGTGTGGTATCACATACAAAAGGAAAAGCCGTCACTTGTGAAAACAATTAATGCAGCAATTATCTCTGAAAGGCGAACCTCTTAAGGGTTGGATGCGGTAACATCTCACGAGATATTTGTATGATTCAGACACGTCATCGCTGAAAACTGTGACCTGCAAAACGCGAGTGTCGTTTAACTGCGTAATATGCTATCTGTGGCAACAGAAGTGTGCGTTCATGTGTATGTGAGGAAATAATATTTCGCTGACATTAAGATTGCTCTGATGCATTTGAAAATTGAAGTAGAGTTCTAAGGAGGTTAGACCATGCTTTAAGTTGTACAATTCAGAAATGGCGCATCAGTCTGCTGGAAATCCGCAAGGTTGGTGAACCTTTAATGAAAGGAGAATATTCCCATCCACTTGAGAGCCAGCTTAAATTTACACAGAAAAGCGGCACGTGCTTTCCACAAGTAATGCTTGGtgttgaaaaaaaataacaacgtGACCTCGGAATCGAACCCAAGGTTACTTTCCTCAATATACGAAAGATCGCAAATAAAAATAGCACAAACGAAACTTAAATGTGCATCGTGAGCACATACCTAAAATTCCGGTAAGCTAACAAATAACTAGCGTGGGGCAGAGCTATTCCGCAAGACGAAGTGCATTCACGGTTAAAATCGGAAATATAGCATGTACATAGCTGAGACACCCTCCACTCCTTCCTGTAGAGCACACCCCCTGCTCCCGGAAAAGGTAATGGAAGACTCACATGGCCAGCAGGTCCTCATGCACTTTTGTCGGCTTTTGAAGTTGTTTCCGGTGCCTCCACATCCGCTGTACTCGTACCGAAAACACTGCCCCACTCCCCAGTGAAAGTAGTACCGGAAGAGCCTTCCATTGCAGGGGCCAACCTCCGGCGCCACGAAGCAGTTTGTTTGGTTACTCGCAGCAGTGGTATTGACTGAAACATCGGCCGTGTTGTCTATCCCTCCTTGAGCTCTTGTCGTGGCTGTTGGAAATGAAGTGAAAAGAATGCGGCAGTTAAACATCGCAAACTAACGCGCATTAGCAATAGCGTCATATACAGACTTTGCCTTTGCCGAAAGCTTGGCGGAATATCTGCTGGTCGGGCTAGACCACTGTTAGAAAAGAAATGGGTGACTGACAATAGTAAAAGAAAAATGACTTTTCGAGATCCATACGGATCCCTTGTTCACAACTGGAAGCTGCAGCTCAGCAGAACGTTCTTAAGTAGTCTTGGGCACACGTCACAAAATTCAAGAGTGCACAAGATTGCGGGTACCAGATGATCTGTTTATTTGGTTACTTGTGGTCTAAATGTGAATTTGTTTTGCTATGACACGGGACCGGCTCCTTTCCTAACTGAGACACCATCCGTGTTCATGTGTACAGCTAAGGCGATGGCGCAGCCTTGGTTATCCCGGGAGGGCCAATATACCGGGAAGCCGCCAATCAGGGCAAGGAGGAACCATTCATACAGCACCGCCATGGTGACCCCTTTGGACATTATTACCGTGTTTAGTTTAGGGAGTGTACGAGCTTATTTGTTATTCAATTGTTCTGCACCAGGCAACCGGTACAAAACCGCTTCCCTTTCCCATTCTCTGGCTTTTTGTACTGCACGTAGACGTTTTGTCACGCCTGCGTGCAGTGCTCAGGAAGGCATCACTCGGATTAAACTGTGTGTGGCACTTAATACAATACACCACCATAGAATTACGGAAGTTGACCTTTTTCATTAATTACGCTTCCTTATTTACGGTGTCCTCCTTAATGCGCCCAAGGACGCCGAACGACGCATATCGGTGCCTTTTCAACTCTCGTACTTTTCATCGTTTACACCGCTTGACCAACAGCTTCAACTATTCACTTGTATCATTAGCTGTGGTTCGCGGTAGCCCTTGCGTAAGTTCACGTCGTTCCAAGGTTTTTAATGTTTTCGCGGACCCCGCGGACAATAAGCTTTTCACGGTGACTGTGCACAGCGATATTGCAAAGCGGATGTACCCGGCACCACCCGTGCTCTGTGACAATTCGCATTCAACAAATTcaggcaaaaataaaaataaaaatcaaATAATTCCACAGCTTGCCCCTACGGCGTCTTTAGAAACCTGTAAGTGTTACGCCATGAAATATTGTTGAATTGGGGCCTTAATGAACGCACCTGGGAAAAATGgttgatgaatgaatgaaccatAGTATATATACCCTGGAACGAACTGTGGAAAAACACTTTGATCCTTTCTTAGGCATTCTCGAGAGGGAGTTTTTGCCTCCCTTTTTCTTGAACATTAGAGGCAAAGAAATAAGTGATCATGAACGTCATGCATTTGAATACTTAAGAGTGCGAAAATATGAGCATGCTTCATGCATTCCACTTACCGGTACATGCTAATAACACCAGTATTCCGGCCAAGAAGTGTGTGCCTGTGGGAATCATTGTATTTAGAGTGAGGTATGTTAGATATAGGCCTGTAAGCCCTAATGGCTTACAAGTAGATTTCATCAAGAATTGAGCGGCCATTAAGTATTAGAGAAAGCTTAAGCTCAACACCTCAATTCTTAATACATAGAAACTgtgaaattgtttttctcggtaAATGCTGCCCCACTATTGGTGAGGTTTCCTGTATTTACATGTAGAAGTTAGAATAAACTCACTGCACGTGATATTTTGATTTAAGCTGATTATGTCTTCGGTCAAATATCTTAAGATCACGAAATGAAACTAAACAATGTAACTGAAGCAACTACTTGATGACACTAtccatagaagaaaaaaaaatgtcacaatTCTGTGAAGTGGACCTATTGAGACATCGAAAGCGGACATAGTCGATGCATCAAACATCACTTTGAAAGACAACGCTAACTTGTGCGCAGGGCATTTGCAGTTACCTTGTGAGCATTGTAAATATTTCACGTAAAGTTTAATTTTATAGATCACTTTGTCCATGTTAGTTCCTCTAAAATGAAATTTACTTAACCAGAATATCTGTATTGAATGCAAAGGAACAAATATGCAAATATCTTTACTTCAATTTTTAATGCAGAACTTAGCAATGtgtgaaaaaaaatttgaagataTAAACTAATACCTTCTTTCTACAGTTGCTAGAACCCATCTGTCTTTCgcagatgcaacaaattttataCGTTTCAGTTCATCAGTTGTCAAGTGAGAGCAtttgtgcgttttacatgcatttgaataggaaAATTGGAAGCCGGAGTCATCTGCGCCATAAACTAATTTTATTACCGACAATCTTACTTTGTCGTTCACAGTGCCCTTTTACAGGGCAAGGTCACCGTTTCAGAtgctgtttgtttttcacattacCCAAACATACGTCCCCCTCATCGACAACCGCTGTAACCTAAGAGATTTCGCGCAACAATGTCACAAACGTGGCATGAAAAATATTAGCTTTTCACGAGTGCTAGACATACTTGTCCTGGAGGGTGTCAACGTTTGTAGAAACAACGCGTCACTGTCATAGGCTTATCTACGGGAGCCAAGTGGGGCAATTGCCCCGAGACTCTCAGAACTGGGGGCAAAGTTGGCCACTTGTAGGCCGCACTAAGCAGTTAAGGGTTGCCGTACTTTGAGGTGCGGGACGCCTGCGGGACGTGCCTTGCAAGCCTGTATTGCTGAGAAAGCTGTCGCTGGGCTATCCAAAATAAAAATATTCTACCATGCCTCGCATTATCCCGTGTGTCTTGGTGTTGTATAACCTAAGCATCTTTGATAACAAAAGAGATTTGCTTCTTATAATTTACCGGTATTTAATCAGTGATACCATTTTAGCGATTTTTTCGCTAGATTTAGTTACTTTTTCGTACGTTTACGCCAAAATGTTTTAGCAATCAGCGACCTTTTTTAGTGATTTGCATGCACAATTGGCAATGTTTTAACGGCTTAAAAGGCACAGAGGTTGcttcaaaaatttggaggacgcttaagcttcgcctttaagagtggaatgtgatagcattcaaagatccctgactgcttcgcacgcttcccggcaagtgcAGCGTATGtgaccgcaatgtttaccgggaaacgctcgcggcgaacgatATGCACGAAGAtcggctttctggtagaaactcgGCCTCTAGCGTGGGCCGCTGTGTGGTGGAGGCGAACgctatctggaagtgtttcaaggaaaccAGTGCTCCGCTACGTGGACTTCGAGATATTCACGCGGCGGCGCGCACAAATGGCGGACGCTGTGGCAGGTCTAtggatggtagaaacgctgggaaAGGGGTTTGAATTTTTGCgttacagaattatgttttctcgtatattaaaatcacaatccgacgctgtcatgtctgtaggttctGTGTAAGTCTTACTTTAAGTTTTTTCTACATATTTTGGCTTGAGAAATACAACTAATTCAGTAACTTCCTTCCATCACAGGGAGGGTCTGGGTATGGGTGATTCgcaaatctttttgccgaaacgacgtcagACGCAGGACGCCGACGCTGACGCCGgcgccggattttctgtgacacgcggcccttaacgctatcgtgttagAATTGCTTTCTCGAACGTGCACTAATATTCAAAAGCTACATGGAAGTGTCCGGTAATATGTATAGGCTCCGCGGCAATGATGTTGGCCATGATGAACCAACGGTTGCCTTCACATTGATAGCCTTCACATTGTATTCATAAAATGTATGTCTCTTTATTATTTGCAAAACCTATTAGGATGAGTTTAAGTGCTGCGGGCTACGTTGGTGTCAATAAATCCATTATATTGATAGACGTGCGCAAGCCCGTCAGAGAGCTAATTTATCAAAGCCGAACAGAATAAATTTTGTGTTCAGATTTAGAACAGAGCAGGTGAATAAGACATCGACTGCGTGAAAAAGCCGTAAATATCCGAAGGGCTGAGCTTGTTCACGCGCGACTGACCAAATTGCCTCATTTTCTCACGGCTTTCAGACCAATCAGTACTTCACGGCGGCTTCCAGGTAGATCAAGGGCGAAAATGTGTAACTGTGGCTTGTGCAAAGCTTAGGTGATCGTCATCGCCGAGTTAACAACATGCGACCAAGCGCGTTCCGCAGAATTTAGTTCTGCTACCACGAAAGTCGAGACGCACAAGAAATTTAGGGATCATTTATGTGTAGACTAAGTGCACTTTTATGCTAGGAAGACTAGGTTGCTTGTGTACTTATGAATTGCGCTGTATTTCTAACCTTCCCATCTTAAGGTAATGAAAGATTTAAGCTGTCATAATCCATTATGTAAATAATAGAAGTAGGCGATCAAACATCTACTTTTTCGAATATGAATTGAGTATGAATAGTAATTATCGAATATCGGAAAGACAAACGCGAACGCACTTATTTACATCAGGAATATTTGTTTCAGTACAATCGAAAACACGCTCGCACTGTATGGACAGTCAAATATCACGCACAATTAAGATCCCTTTAAACACAACATCACTGCAGCCATCATGAAAAGAACTGCACGAATAGCCACTTGACACCTTTAGAGCCCGgtggcaaacaagctttccagGAATGGCTTGTTTAGAACTTTACAACTTTACAAAAACTAAAAATAAACAGTTAAAAAATATCAGAAGTTAGGGAAAAACTAATGAGGTATTTGTGTGCCCTAGACACAATATTGGACAAGGACAAGGAAAACATTGCTGATTGCAACGTAAAATGCAAAACTGCTACATGAACAGACTGCAACAAAGACGGATTGGCAGGCCAGACGCAAAAAAATAGCCGGTTGTCATGTGTTGGACGAAGAGAAGAGGAAACGAGGGGCCCGGTTTTGTGAGGACACCGTTTTCGTAAGACCACTTGCACATATTAGTTGATCAGGACCATACGAAACCAACatataatgaagaaaaggaaagcatAGGAGAACTTATTTGTAGTTTTTATCGGAAGTGCTAAAATAATATACAAAAGGGACATggagggaaaaaagaaattgctgacGGTGAGAGCCGAACTCACAACATCCGCATTATGCGCGCGTTGCACTACctattgtgctacggcgacggaaTTTCGCACGCCCAtgcattcttgggtatttatgcatGTGTACAAGACGTAGCCCAAGGGGCGTTAACCAGCGCCACACAATCCCCGGAAAACCGTGAACAACGCTTGCATTACCGATTTTGTTTACGCATTGCTATTGAAAACTTTGTCGCTGTTTTACTTGGGATAATTATAATTTGCGATACTTTGTTCAGCAGGTAGAGAACAGTAATCCGATTGCAACAGTCGATTGTTGCGAAATATCTTGGTTAGTTGTCAAattcgaaaataccgaatagttcGATTTCTGATACGAATAAAATATTACTCACCGACTATACGCATTCGAAACTTCAACTATTCGCTCACTGTATAGTAAAGTATACATTAGTAATGCTAAAGCTCTCTCTAGCCTGCTGGCAAAGTCAGTTTTACTTCAGCTGTACGGACATTATACCGACATAAAATGTCTAGTTAAATGGTGTACTTCACGTTAGCTTCTATTAGATGTTTCAATACACCTGCATTCTTAAAATCCACTTCACAGTTAT from Dermacentor albipictus isolate Rhodes 1998 colony chromosome 7, USDA_Dalb.pri_finalv2, whole genome shotgun sequence includes the following:
- the LOC135904463 gene encoding kunitz-type serine protease inhibitor A-like isoform X1; translation: MTPTGIWCCSNGTANRFKGRGIPSYGTHFLAGILVLLACTATTRAQGGIDNTADVSVNTTAASNQTNCFVAPEVGPCNGRLFRYYFHWGVGQCFRYEYSGCGGTGNNFKSRQKCMRTCWPLNYQMYCRTGVDQGPCQSWSVRYYYSTEKNHCFPFYYSGCGGNLNNFRSEQECRAICIAE